In Herbaspirillum seropedicae, a single window of DNA contains:
- a CDS encoding PilN family type IVB pilus formation outer membrane protein — MNLASMKLPILLPLVVVMAGCSALADRIEGNVNQEGDRATRLSRDVGRTAPGSVLPSTPLVKHESGIWLGKTAIKLGQPSLPPIFYEPTTFDRTINSLTELAERITLRSGLPSKVTPDALEVSSAAFRLRGGGMPLRPGMMGAGPAPAGGAPVAMLPLPLGAPGEGQSSPVQPGRGPAASTGQTQPTFTDLPNGVRIAYNSGSLKGLLDTAAARFGVSWKFSEGVIQFFHTESRNFQISAIPGDSTFSATVTSGATSTGGTAGTNGGGGSGGGSGGAGSGGGGVNANNTQNTAVASKLSVYTGIESAIKVMLSPYGKVLASPATGSITVVDTPDSLDRIATYIDGENKSLSRQIAINVTVLSVTLSDDDQYGINWNAVYRSLNSTFGIANAYEGALSTGLVSFTAGIPSSGTSGFSGSQAVIQALSQQGKVRRQTTASVVTLNNQPVPVQVARQTTYLQSLQSSLVAQVGTTTSLTPGVVTAGFNMSILPHMLTNGTVMLQFSTDISTLRRIRQITASTDSSGRATALIESPELDTRNFLQRVAMKSNETLIISGFEQTDENLGRSGVGDPKNLLLGGGVSAATNKEVIVVLITPVAMGSAS; from the coding sequence ATGAACCTGGCATCCATGAAATTGCCGATCCTCTTGCCCCTGGTGGTGGTGATGGCGGGCTGCAGTGCGCTGGCCGATCGCATCGAGGGCAACGTCAACCAGGAAGGCGATCGCGCCACGCGGCTGAGCCGCGATGTCGGTCGCACCGCACCGGGATCGGTGCTGCCCTCCACCCCGCTGGTCAAGCACGAGTCCGGCATCTGGCTGGGCAAGACCGCCATCAAGCTGGGGCAGCCCTCATTGCCGCCGATCTTCTATGAGCCGACCACCTTCGACCGCACCATCAATTCGCTGACCGAACTGGCCGAACGCATCACCTTGCGCTCAGGCCTGCCCAGCAAGGTGACGCCGGATGCGTTGGAGGTCTCCTCGGCCGCCTTCCGTCTGCGCGGCGGCGGCATGCCTCTGCGTCCGGGCATGATGGGCGCGGGCCCGGCCCCAGCCGGCGGCGCGCCGGTCGCCATGCTGCCGCTGCCCCTGGGCGCGCCGGGCGAGGGACAGAGCAGCCCGGTGCAACCCGGACGGGGGCCGGCTGCCAGCACCGGCCAGACCCAGCCGACCTTTACCGACCTGCCCAATGGCGTGCGCATTGCCTATAACAGCGGTTCGCTCAAGGGCTTGCTCGATACGGCGGCGGCACGCTTCGGCGTGTCCTGGAAGTTCAGTGAAGGGGTGATCCAGTTCTTCCATACCGAATCGCGCAACTTCCAGATCAGTGCGATTCCGGGCGACTCCACCTTCTCGGCCACCGTGACCAGCGGCGCCACGTCGACCGGAGGAACGGCTGGTACCAATGGCGGCGGTGGCAGTGGTGGGGGCAGTGGTGGCGCCGGCAGCGGCGGTGGCGGCGTCAATGCCAACAACACGCAGAATACCGCCGTCGCCTCCAAGCTCTCGGTCTATACCGGCATCGAGTCGGCCATCAAGGTGATGCTCTCGCCCTATGGCAAGGTGCTGGCCTCGCCTGCCACCGGCTCGATCACGGTGGTGGATACCCCTGATTCGCTGGATCGCATCGCCACCTACATCGACGGCGAGAACAAGTCACTGTCGCGCCAGATCGCCATCAACGTCACGGTGCTGTCGGTCACCTTGAGCGACGATGACCAGTACGGCATCAACTGGAATGCGGTGTACAGAAGCCTCAACAGCACTTTCGGCATCGCCAACGCCTATGAGGGGGCATTGAGCACCGGCCTGGTGTCGTTCACGGCGGGTATTCCCAGCAGTGGAACCTCGGGCTTTTCCGGCAGCCAGGCGGTGATTCAGGCGCTATCCCAGCAGGGCAAGGTGAGGCGCCAGACCACCGCTTCGGTGGTCACGCTGAACAACCAGCCGGTGCCGGTGCAGGTGGCACGCCAGACCACCTACCTGCAATCGCTGCAAAGCTCGCTGGTGGCGCAGGTCGGGACGACCACCTCGTTGACACCAGGCGTGGTGACGGCTGGCTTCAACATGAGCATCCTGCCGCACATGCTGACCAACGGCACGGTGATGCTGCAGTTCTCTACCGATATCTCGACGCTGCGCCGCATCCGCCAGATCACGGCCAGCACCGATTCCTCCGGCAGGGCCACGGCGCTGATCGAATCGCCCGAACTGGATACGCGCAACTTCCTGCAGCGGGTGGCGATGAAGTCCAACGAGACGCTCATCATCAGCGGTTTTGAACAGACCGATGAAAACCTCGGCCGCAGCGGCGTGGGGGATCCGAAGAACCTGCTGCTGGGCGGAGGCGTCTCGGCCGCCACCAACAAGGAAGTGATCGTGGTGCTGATCACCCCGGTGGCCATGGGCTCTGCCTCGTAA
- a CDS encoding toxin co-regulated pilus biosynthesis Q family protein, which yields MNRTITAGKHRSGPLGAACALMFLAALGAAGEVRAAGIAAPADVASALSFSSAIDQRFELLAGDTGAADDCLTQGAAVDTVFMLAKAEIDKKTVRDSAARKKGQAATVTDTPASAADTPSTAASALPAATPLPVAPAAVGIAASATRDWEIIVSDKTLNATMARWAAAAGWQLLWELPVDYAVEARTRVSGTFEEAVSIVARSMEGAEIPMKAVFYQGNKVLRIIAKGSE from the coding sequence ATGAATCGCACGATCACAGCAGGCAAGCATCGCAGTGGCCCCTTGGGCGCCGCCTGTGCCCTCATGTTCCTGGCCGCCCTGGGTGCGGCCGGAGAAGTCCGCGCCGCCGGTATCGCAGCGCCGGCCGATGTCGCTTCGGCGCTGTCGTTCTCCAGCGCAATCGACCAACGTTTCGAGCTGCTGGCCGGCGACACCGGCGCGGCCGATGATTGCCTCACGCAGGGCGCGGCCGTTGATACCGTCTTCATGCTGGCCAAGGCGGAGATCGACAAGAAGACAGTACGCGACAGCGCCGCGCGCAAGAAGGGACAGGCCGCAACCGTGACCGACACGCCCGCCTCCGCAGCCGATACGCCATCGACCGCTGCCAGCGCCCTGCCTGCCGCCACGCCGTTACCGGTTGCGCCAGCGGCCGTGGGTATTGCCGCTAGCGCCACGCGTGACTGGGAAATCATCGTCTCCGACAAGACCCTCAATGCCACCATGGCCCGCTGGGCCGCCGCAGCCGGCTGGCAATTGCTGTGGGAGCTGCCGGTGGACTACGCGGTGGAAGCGCGCACCCGCGTCAGCGGCACCTTCGAGGAGGCCGTCTCTATCGTGGCGCGCAGCATGGAAGGCGCCGAGATTCCGATGAAGGCGGTGTTCTATCAGGGTAACAAGGTCTTGCGCATCATTGCCAAAGGGAGCGAGTAA